A stretch of Gallus gallus isolate bGalGal1 chromosome 2, bGalGal1.mat.broiler.GRCg7b, whole genome shotgun sequence DNA encodes these proteins:
- the RNF152 gene encoding E3 ubiquitin-protein ligase RNF152 isoform X1 has product METLSQDSLLECQICFNYYSPRRRPKLLDCKHTCCSVCLQQMRTSQKDLRCPWCRGITKLPPGYSVSQLPDDPEVIAVIAIPHTSEHTPVFIKLPSNGCYMLPLPLSKERAMLPGDIGCRLLPGSQQKSLAVVTIPAEQQPLQGGLPAEAGAEEPDRRGVVKSSTWSGVCTVILVACVLVFLLGIVLHNMSCISKRFTVISCG; this is encoded by the coding sequence ATGGAGACGCTGTCCCAGGACTCCCTGCTGGAGTGCCAGATTTGCTTCAACTACTACAGCCCGCGCCGGCGGCCCAAGCTGCTGGACTGCAAGCATACGTGCTGCTCGGTGTGCCTGCAGCAGATGAGGACCAGCCAGAAGGACCTGCGGTGTCCCTGGTGCCGTGGCATCACCAAGCTGCCGCCGGGCTACTCCGTGTCACAGCTGCCCGATGACCCCGAGGTGATCGCCGTCATCGCCATCCCCCACACCTCTGAGCACACCCCCGTCTTCATCAAACTCCCCAGCAACGGGTGCTACATGCTGCCCTTGCCCCTCTCCAAGGAGAGGGCCATGCTGCCGGGAGACATCGGCTGCCGCCTCCTGCCCGGCAGCCAGCAGAAGTCCCTGGCGGTGGTGACGATCCCAGCCGAGCAGCAGCCGCTGCAGGGCGGCCTTCCTGCCGAGGCGGGTGCGGAGGAGCCTGACCGCAGAGGCGTGGTGAAGAGCTCCACCTGGTCGGGGGTTTGCACTGTGATCCTGGTGGCCTGCGTCTTGGTCTTTCTCCTGGGCATCGTCCTCCACAACATGTCGTGCATTTCCAAGCGCTTCACGGTGATCTCATGCGGCTGA